In one Tepidibacillus fermentans genomic region, the following are encoded:
- a CDS encoding ABC transporter substrate-binding protein: MKTKKFLLTMLSLFLLLSTVLFGCSSSSTSESKGSEKQVTLDIFQFKVEFKDQFEQVAKQYENQNPGVKINITTVGGGEDYGVALKSKFASGEEPAIFNVGGPQDVADWEAKLADLSDTKAAAQALEGTLDGVKKNGQILGLPYNQEGYGLIYNKKIFAKAGINPENIKTYSDLENAVKKLEANKSSLGIDAVFAFPAKETWVTGLHLSNVFLAPEFNSNVVNAFNAKTVEFKYGNAMKKLVDLQNKYSVQPTVSLDYSKQVEELFSTGKVAMIQQGNWVYNSIADIDPELAEKNIGLLPIPVEGFKEDSIPVGVPMYWAVNKNKDQKVVAEAKKFLDWLYTSDEGKDIVLNKFKFIPAYKGYDSSKISDPLSKEIYNYAQNGKTIGWVFMGYPTGWGMDKLGVNIQKYVSNKMTWDQLIADSKKAWEEARNK, translated from the coding sequence ATGAAAACGAAAAAATTCCTTTTAACAATGCTTTCTCTTTTTCTGTTGCTAAGCACTGTATTGTTTGGGTGTTCTTCATCCAGTACTTCAGAAAGTAAAGGCTCAGAAAAACAAGTTACTCTTGATATTTTCCAGTTCAAGGTAGAATTTAAAGATCAATTTGAACAAGTGGCGAAACAGTACGAAAACCAAAATCCAGGAGTCAAAATTAATATTACGACAGTTGGTGGCGGTGAAGACTACGGTGTAGCACTTAAATCTAAGTTTGCGTCAGGTGAAGAACCAGCGATTTTTAACGTAGGCGGACCACAAGATGTTGCTGATTGGGAAGCCAAGCTAGCTGACTTATCTGATACAAAAGCTGCAGCACAAGCACTTGAAGGTACACTCGATGGTGTTAAGAAAAACGGTCAAATTTTAGGTTTACCATATAATCAAGAAGGTTATGGACTAATCTATAACAAGAAAATATTTGCAAAAGCAGGTATTAATCCTGAAAACATTAAAACATATTCCGACTTAGAAAATGCAGTGAAAAAGCTAGAAGCTAACAAATCGTCTTTAGGTATTGACGCTGTATTTGCTTTCCCGGCAAAAGAAACATGGGTAACTGGACTACATTTATCTAACGTATTTTTGGCTCCTGAATTCAATTCCAATGTTGTTAATGCATTTAATGCAAAGACAGTTGAATTCAAATATGGAAATGCAATGAAAAAATTAGTTGATCTTCAAAATAAGTATTCTGTTCAACCAACAGTAAGTTTAGACTACTCAAAACAAGTTGAAGAGTTATTCTCAACTGGTAAAGTAGCAATGATTCAACAAGGTAACTGGGTATATAATTCAATAGCAGATATTGATCCTGAATTAGCTGAAAAAAATATTGGTCTTTTACCAATACCGGTTGAAGGATTTAAAGAAGATTCGATTCCAGTTGGCGTACCAATGTATTGGGCAGTAAATAAAAATAAAGATCAAAAAGTAGTAGCAGAAGCAAAGAAATTCTTAGATTGGTTATATACTTCTGATGAAGGTAAAGATATTGTCTTAAACAAGTTTAAATTTATTCCAGCATACAAAGGCTATGATTCATCAAAAATTTCAGATCCACTTTCAAAAGAAATTTATAACTATGCACAAAATGGAAAAACAATTGGTTGGGTATTTATGGGTTATCCAACAGGTTGGGGTATGGATAAATTAGGTGTGAACATTCAAAAATATGTAAGTAACAAAATGACTTGGGATCAATTAATTGCAGATTCCAAAAAAGCTTGGGAAGAAGCAAGAAATAAGTAA
- a CDS encoding carbohydrate ABC transporter permease — MRKQSLWYWLFLFPVLIALTVVVIIPFIFGLYYSFTNWNGIQSTEFVGFKHYIKLFQDGEFLHSIWFTTKFAIASVFFINFFGLILALIVTQKLKTSKIMRTIFFMPNLIGGLILGFIWQFIFIKVFAGIGDLLHVEGFRGWLSTTETGFWGLVILMSWQMAGYIMVIYIAYLENIPQELLEAAEIDGANSFQRFRHITFPLVAPAFTVSMFLTLSNSFKLYDQNLSLTGGGPYDSTQMVAMNIFKTAFSENQMAYAQSKAVIFFLIVTVISLTQVYFNKKREVEM, encoded by the coding sequence ATGCGAAAACAATCTTTATGGTACTGGTTATTTTTATTTCCAGTCCTTATCGCGTTAACAGTTGTTGTGATAATCCCATTTATTTTTGGACTATATTATTCTTTTACCAATTGGAACGGAATTCAAAGTACTGAATTTGTAGGTTTTAAACATTATATAAAACTTTTTCAAGATGGGGAATTCTTGCATTCCATTTGGTTTACAACGAAATTTGCGATCGCATCTGTTTTCTTTATTAACTTTTTTGGTCTTATATTAGCATTAATTGTGACGCAAAAATTAAAGACAAGTAAAATTATGCGTACGATTTTTTTTATGCCTAACTTAATCGGAGGGTTAATCTTAGGATTTATTTGGCAATTTATTTTTATTAAAGTATTTGCTGGTATTGGAGACTTACTTCATGTTGAAGGCTTTAGAGGTTGGTTATCAACGACAGAAACAGGCTTCTGGGGACTTGTTATTTTGATGAGCTGGCAAATGGCTGGGTATATTATGGTGATTTATATTGCTTATTTAGAAAACATTCCACAAGAATTATTAGAAGCTGCTGAAATAGATGGAGCAAATAGTTTCCAACGTTTTCGACATATTACGTTCCCACTTGTAGCTCCTGCATTTACCGTAAGTATGTTTTTGACACTATCAAATTCATTTAAATTGTATGATCAAAACTTATCTTTAACAGGAGGCGGCCCGTACGACTCTACTCAAATGGTTGCAATGAATATTTTTAAAACAGCGTTTTCGGAAAATCAAATGGCATATGCACAATCAAAAGCAGTTATATTTTTCTTAATTGTTACAGTGATCTCCTTAACTCAAGTATACTTTAACAAAAAAAGAGAGGTGGAGATGTAA